The genomic segment GGATTTGATTTCTTTTGGGGAAGAATGGAATACTCTTATCTCTGATGAAACACCTGGAATTCGTTTTTCTCTTTTGCCTGATAACCAGAGAAATTATTCTTATGAGCCTATAACAGAGGTTCGGGGATTTCGCGGTAAAATTCGTGAAGCCAAGGAACATTTTTTAGAATTACTTTCCGAAGACCCAAAAAACAAAATTTTTATCACATCTTCCTTCTCTGCTCAAATGATGCGATTAAAGGGATTGTTTTCCGAAAATGAAATCGAAACAATTCATTCCGACTCAGAAGATCCAACAACACTTCCTTTAAATTCAGTGAGTCCAGGAATTCATCTGGTGATTTCTGACCTCAAACGTGGGTTCCATGTATTAGAGGACAATGTTTATATTTTTACTGATAACGATTTATTCGGTCGTCAGTACAAAAGAAAAACTCGTTATAAAAAACAAGCCTCACAGATGATCGAATCTTTTATTGATTTGAAAGAAGGTGATTATGTTGTTCATGTCAATCATGGTGTAGGCCGATTTGTTAAAATTGAAAGAACAAAGGCTGATGGAAAGGAAAGAGATTTTTTAAAATTAGAATATGCTGGTGGGGATAGTTTATTTGTCCCTTTGGATCAGATTTCGCTTGTTCAAAAATACATTGGAGGGACTGATTCTCCGAAACTAGACACACTGGGAAAAAATTCTTGGAAAAAGGCAAAGGATCGCGTTCAAGAATCCGTTGATAAACTTGCCGAAGAACTAGTGTTACTCTACTCAAATCGTCTAAAACTAAATGGATTTGCCTTTCCAACGGACACCATTTGGCAGGAGGAATTTGAAGCTGCCTTTGAATTTGAAGAAACCCCAGATCAAATTTCAGCGATTGAAGCAGTCAAACAAGATTTAGAATCATCAAGACCCATGGACCGATTGGTTTGTGGAGATGTTGGTTATGGGAAAACAGAGGTTGCCATTCGCGCGGCTTTCAAAGTGATTATGGCAGGGAAACAAGTGATGTTACTCACACCCACAACCATTCTTTCCTTACAACATTTTAATACATTCAAACAGCGATATGAGAATTATCCGGTAAAAATTGCATTTGTTTCAAGGTTTCGTACAGCGGCAGAGATTCGTGAAGATTTAAAGAATTTTACCGATGGCAAAATTGATATGTTGATTGGAACCCATGCGATTCTTTCATCCAAGGTGAAACCAAAAAACCTAGGTTTACTGATTATTGACGAGGAACAAAAGTTTGGTGTCACTCACAAAGAGGCTATTAAAAAGTTTAAAAATCTTGTTGATGTTTTAACTCTTACCGCAACCCCGATTCCAAGAACTTTACATATGGCACTTACTGGAATTCGTGAACTTTCGATCATTTCCACTCCGCCTAAAAACAGACAAAGTGTAGAAACTTATGTATTAGAAGAAGACGATACTCTCATCCAAGAGGCCATTCGTAAAGAAATTCAAAGAGATGGACAAGTATTTTATCTCTATAATCGAGTGGAATCGATTGAAGAAGAAACGGCTTATATTCGATCCCTTGTTCCAGAAGTGTCTGTTGGAATTCTCCATGGACAATTGACGGAAGATGAAATTGAAGAAACGCTCGTTGATTTTTATGAACGGAAATATGATATTTTAGTTACTACCACAATCATTGAATCGGGAATTGATATGCCAAATGTCAATACTCTCATTGTGAAACGTGCGGATATGTTTGGGCTCTCTCAACTCTATCAAATTCGTGGACGGGTTGGTCGATCTGATAGAAAGGCATATGCTTATATGTTTTATCCTTCTAAAAAACTGATGACGGAACTTGCCGAAAAAAGGTTAAACACGATTTTCGAATATCAAGAGTTAGGTTCTGGTTTTAAAGTGGCTATGCGCGACTTAGAAATCCGAGGGGCAGGAAATCTTCTCGGCAAAGAACAATCTGGTGATATCATGGAAGTGGGATTTGATCTTTATGTCAAAATGTTGGAAGAAGCCATTTCTCGTATCAAAGGGGAAGAGGTGAGGGTGGAAGTTCGTACGGCGGTAAATCTAAAAACCAATTTTTATCTTCCTGATGACTACATTCCAGATACTAAACAAAAAATCGAATTTTACAAACGTTTCGAAGGATCTGCGAATTTGGACGAAATTGAGGAACTTTCTTTGGAGATGGAAGACCGGTTTGGTGAGCTCCCTCAGATTGCCAAAACCTTTGTGGAATTAGAGAAAATCCGCACTTTGGCCTCCAATTTAGGTTTCGAATTTGTAACCGAAAAACCAGAGGAAATTCTTTTCAAATGCGGAACTTATTTCCGAGGAAATCCTGACCGAGTGATCCAGGCGATGGTTAAATTTAAAGGTCTGATTATCTCCCCACAAGAGCCATCTGTATTGCGTTATACGATTCCGGAAAGGGAGGATTTGCAGAAAATCAAAAAACTGCTTTCTCTTCTGGAATTTTTGGCCGCCTAGTTTTTAAGCAGGTGGAATCAAGCTGGTTCACCCAAAAAAAGATAGACATTGCGGGAATTCACGAAACCATCATCACAAATCCTTTCAGGCACTAAAATAATATGACTAAAATCCTTCCTTTGTTTGTTTTTTTGGCATCCCTTTTCCTCGTTCAGTGTTCGGACTCTTCTCCGGTCATCGAAACTTTGGATAACCATAAAATTACCGTAAAAGACTTTGAAGCAGCTTACGATACGGCTCTTGATTCTATCAGCCGATTACAAAATATCGAAAAAAAGACTCTTTTAGAATTCATTGAAAAAGACATCAACGAAGTTCCACAAAACTTCCAAGATTTGAACTACCAACTCCAAAAGAAAAATTTCTACCAAACATATCGCCAAATGATTATGACTCGTCTTGTCGCTGAGAAAAACGGTTATATTTCTCGTCCCGATGTAGCTGAAGTAATCAAACAAGTTGAAATGCAAACCATTGCTCAAATGTATGTATCAGAACAAGTGGAGAAAAAAATCCAAATCACTGATGAACAAGCAAAAGCAGAATGTGAGAAACTTCGTGGTATGGATAGAAATATTGCAAACCTAACGATTGATAAATGCCTTACTTTTGCAAAAGCCCAAATCAAACAATTACAAACTAGAGAACAACTTCCTCTTGTTGTAGAAAGAATCAAAGAAGAAGTAACTATCAAACGTAATGATAAATTTGACTTGGATGCATACCTTGCTCCAAAGAAAAAAGTGGAAGAACCAGCTGACGAGAAAAAATAAGTCGGAATGGACAATACTCTAAATGCGTTTCTCCGTGGCATCATAGAAGCTGCCACGGAATTCCTGCCAGTTTCCTCAACGGGACATCTTTTCCTCTTTAGTTACTTTTTTCCTTTTGAAAATCTACAAGTAGATCACGAATCCTTTGAAGATTTGTTCGATATTTTCATCCAAACAGGCGCTATTCTGTCTGTTGTTGTTTTATACTTCCAACTTCTTTGGAAACAAACGAAGGGTGCGGTTCTTTTTCTCACAAAAAACTCGACCGATAAATCTGGTTTTGAGTTTTATCGAAACTTAATCATAGGAATCCTTCCTATTTTAATCCTGGGATTTGTTTTTAAAAACTTTTTAGACCAAATTAAAATGAGGTCAGATCTTCTTTTAATCCTTGGACTTTCTTGGTTGGTCGGTGGTCTCATTATGGTTTTTGTTGAATGGAAACATTATGATGAAGGAGAAGGGAAATCGATTGGAATCAAAGAATCTATTTTTGTTGGTATTTTTCAATGTTTTGCTTTGATCCCTGGTGTATCAAGATCAGCAGCAACGATCATCACTGCAAGGACACTTGGAGTTTCCAAAAAAGATTCAGCTGAATTTTCTTTTTTCTTAGCTATTCCTGTTCTAACTCTTGCTGGCCTCTATAAACTTTACAAACATAGATCTATATTAAATTCAGAAACTATTGGTCTTTTACTTTTCGGAAGTATTGTTTCTTTTATCATCTGTTATTTTATTATCAGATTGTTTATGGCTTTTATCCGTCGCAGAAGTTTTTTGTCTTTTGGGATTTATCGTATATTGCTTGGGGTTCTCGTAGTTTTATACTTTTTGCGATCCTAAGAATTCTAGATAAAAAGTTTTTTTATCTACATTGTTTGTTTTATCAAGCAGATACATTAATAACTTAGTATTCTGCTTATGAAATTTATTTCGTAAGAACAATCTTTCACACCAAATCACTGATTCTAAGTATTGTCTATTTTTGTATAAAGATCTTGCTGTCATATAGAGGTAGTCCTCATGATTAGGGTTTTGTTTGGAGGCAAGTTTTAGATTTTCTGCCGCTTCCTTCCAATTCTTTAGTTGGTATTGGAGTTTTCCAGCTAAAGCAGAGAATGTCGGATGTGAATAGTTCTCCATTAGAGAAATCAATTTCTCTAATGCTCCTTCATATTCTCCTTGTTTTGTTTTATCTTTGATTTCCAAATATTCTTTTCTTACAAAGTCAGGTAATGAATTCCTCTGATTTTTGGGATAAAATTCGATCCTTAAAAAGGAAAGATCATCGGTAATTTCCCCCGTATTCTCGATCTCATTTACTAAGTTGGAAAGGTTTGTTTCGGAACGTTCCACTAAACGTAAAATTAATGTTTCATCTTCGTTGATGGAACGAGATGACTCATTTTCAGATTTTAGGGCAATATCATCTCTTCCATCAGATCCAATGAGTAAAGTATCACCAGGTTCTAGAGAAAAGGTTTTGATTTGAAAATAGTGATCGTTTTTTGGAAAACCAAGTTTTCGCATAGAAAGTTCTGTTTCAATAAAAGAAGCAACCCCATCTCTATAAAGAATACTCCAAGGATGTTCCGCATTGATATAGTAAATAAAACCATCGTTTGCTACCATCCCAAGAACCACACTCGACAACATGGATCCATCAAAACTAGCAAACACAGATTGAAGTTCTACATAAAGATCTTTCAACCAAAGTTCTGGGGGTCTTGATTTGGTGTAACTGGATTTTGCTCGAGAAAGAACCGCTTGAAACACAACACCAAGTACTAAAGCTCCACCGGCTCCTTGGATGGATTTTCCCATGGCGTCCGCATTAGCAAATACGGTATAGTCTCCATATTCTAAATGGACCGTTCCAACAATGCAGATATCTCCACCGATTTCCCCGTCTTTGCCTCTAAAATGAAACTTTTTCTTTTGATTCACATAAGTTTCGATTTTAATCTCGGGTATTTTGTTTTCGATCCGGGCAAGTGGATGGATGAGTAGGGAAGTTAAAAAATAATCTCCATCTTGTTTTTCCTTCAAAATTTGTAACTGGCTTAACGATTCATTTAAAGCAACTGTTCTATCTTCTACTTTCCTTTCTAGATTTTTGTTTAAGTCTTCCACTTCTTCATTAAGTTTCACAAATGAATTGGCTAAGATGATGGCCAATGAGATATTAAATACAAGGAAAGTGTATCCCATAATTCTTGGAAACACCCAATAGTTACGATTCGTTGCTGAATCGATGATTGTGGCTATGAGAACAATCGTAATTCCTATTGTTATATAAACTGCTCTTCTTTCTTTTTTACGTAAATTTTTATACAGAATAACAAAGATCAAAATTACATAAAACAACCAAGTCGGTTGGATCAAAGTTGTAAGTAAAAAACTAAAAGTTTCTATATTTTGAGTGAATGCAAAAAATAGAAAAAATCCAAGTTGGACAGTATCTAAAATCTTTCCGAAAATATTATATCTTTCTTCAAACAAAGTTCTAAGAAAATGATACATAAATGGAATCAGAAGTAAAATTGTCATGTATTCCAGTTTTTTCATTTCTAAAAATGAAAAGTCAAATTCATACTTGAGTTGGTTTCTTAGAAAATTATAAACTACGAATGAAAAAGAAAATAATGCAAAAAATAAGTTCTCCCTATCCTTTCTACGACGAATGAATAAAAAGAGAAAATAACCACCTACAGTTGAATAAATGGTTAAAAAAAGTAATTTGATAAACTCATCTGTATAAAATCGGGAAGTAATTTTATCTGTAGGGCCTAAGATTGTTTCATCTTGTTCGATTCCACCTGAAGTACCAAAATAGGGTTGAATTTTTACAACGAGTAGATTGTTTTTTCCGTAATTGATGAAATTGGAGGGAATGTTGTAAATTCGTAGTCTGTCGTATGCTTGTGGATCCGTTGCATTCCAAACTCCCGTATTTCCAATTTGTTTTCCATTTAGGTAGGTAATGTCACGATCGTTGATGATTCCAAGGCGAAGAGAATATTGTGTCAGCTTGTCATTGGAAAACGGAATCCACTTTGCAAGTATTACGGTTTTTTTAGCAGCATAGTCCTCCTTTTTTGTATATAAACTACCTGGGATAGAAACTCGTTTCCATTCCTTTGGGGAAAAATTGGATTCTGTAATAGATTGGATTTCGGATTCACTAAAATCTCCTTCTTTCATAAACCAAAGGGATTCCGGATCCTTGTTATTGGAATCAAGTGAAACCATTTCTTTGGATTTTGTACTAGAATTTGGTAATGTTTGCGAATGCACTAGGGAAAAAGAAAAGACAAGAAAAATGAGAATGGATTTTATCATATATAAACGAACTCTTGCGTTCATAACCCTGTAATGTTTCCAAATGGATTCAAAATGGTCATTCGATTAAAAAAGAATAAAGAAAAAGCAATATTAAATTTTCATCCTTGGATCTTCTCCGGAGCAATTGCCTCAGAAGAAAAGGGACTGGTTCCTGGGTCCATAGTCCGAGTAGAATCCTCTTCTGGTGAATTCTTAGCATGGGGACATTATGATCCTAAAAGTCAAATCCGTGTGCGACTGTTCTCTTTTGATGAAAAGGTAGATGGATCGAAGGAAATCGATTGGACATCCAAATGGAACTCCATCTTTGAATCGAAAACAAAACTTTTACCAAAAGATACTACGGGATTTCGTTTATTTCATTCAGAGGGGGATGGTGTTCCCGGAATCATCGTTGATTGCTACCATAAAACGGCTGTTATGCAACTAAAAACACCAGGTGCCATCAGTTTACAAAAGTCACTCATCTCTTTTTTGGAAAGTAAAGGTTATGAAACCATTTTTGAAAAAGGAGAAAAACCCGATGGAAAAATAGGTATAGATTCTATTTTCCATAAGGGAAATGAAACCGAACCAGTTTTCCAAGAACATGGAATTCAATTTATAGCAGACATTACTAAAGGCCAAAAAACGGGATTTTTCCTAGACCAAAGAGACAACAGGGCTTTGGTTTCAAGATATGCTTCAGGAAAAAGAGTTTTAAATACTTTTTCTTATTCAGGGGCATTTTCTGTGTATGCATTGTTAGCAGGTGCTGAGTTTGTTCATAGTTTAGATATCTCCAAACAGGCAATCGAACTTTGTGAGCGGAATTTGAAACTCAATGGTATTAGTTCTGAAGGGAACCAATCCAAACATAAAGGATTGGTTCTAGATAGTTTTGATTATTTGAAAAGTATGGATTCAAATCTTTATGATTTGATCATTTTAGATCCTCCTGCCTTTACAAAGAGTATTTCCACTGTCAATCAGGCTAGTCGTGGTTATAAAGACATCAATATGCGGGCCATGGCAAAGATCCAAACGGGTGGCCTTATTTTTACCTTTTCATGTTCCCAACATATTTCTTTTGATTTGTTTAAAAAAATTGTATTCGGGGCAGCAAAAGATGCCAAAAAAAGAGTTAGAATTTTGCACCATCTAACCCAGAGTCCCGACCATGGTTATTCTGTCTTCCATCCAGAGGGAGAATACTTAAAAGGACTTGTGATTCAGGTTGATGGAGATACATGATCTCATACATTGGTGAAATCTTAGAATGAAATTTACATCCCTTAGTTTTCTTTTATTCTTCCTTGTTGTTTATTGTTTGCATTGGATTTTTCGTGGCAAACTTCGATTGGGATTTTTATTTTTGGCCTCGCTCGGATTTTATGCAGCTTGGTCGATTCCCTTTGCTTTCCACTTCCTTATCATCGTATTATTAAATCATATATTTAATAAACAAATCCTAAAAAACAAATCTAGTATTTGGTATCCGATTTCCCTTCTTTTCAATTTTGGAAACTTATTTCTTTTTAAATATTTCTATTTTCTCTGGGCAATTTTTTTCCAAATCACTGGTAGTGTCTTTTTTGCACCTGAATCCATCCAAAGTTTTTTGAATTCCCAATTTGGTGCTGATTCCATTACCTTACCGCTTGCCATTAGTTTTTATACATTTCAAATGGTAGCATATACCATCGATATCAAACGTGGGAATGCGGAAGAGAATCCCAGTTTTTTACAATTTGCACTGTTTATCTTTTTCTTTCCACAATTGGTTGCAGGACCTATTGTTCGGCACGGTGAATTTTTTTACCAATTAGAAGTTTGGAACGCAAAAAAAGAACAACTCTTTGAAGGATACTATTTAGTATTTTTAGGTCTTTTTAAAAAAGTAGTCATTGCAGATAATTTATCTCCTGTCATCGAACCTGTCTTTCAAAATCCAGACCATTATGATGGAGTCACAAACCTGATTGCTATCTTTGGTTATGCTGCGAGAGTTTTTTGTGATTTTAGTGGTTACACTGATTTAGCGCGAGGTCTTGGGAAATTACTCGGAATTAATTTACCAGAAAACTTTCATGCCCCTTATTTATCCGGTTCGGTTCGAGAACTTTGGACACGTTGGCATATGACCTTAGCCACATGGATTAAGGATTATATTTATTTCCCATTAGGTGGATCAAGGGTTTCAGAATACCGCGGTTATTTAAATTTAATTGTGACCTTTACTTTGGCTGGGTTTTGGCATGGTGCTAATTTTACCTTTATTCTCTGGGGGTTTTGGCACGGTTTGATGCTGAGCCTAGAAAGGAAAATTGAACTCATCCGTAAACCTGACAAAACCATCAAACCTCATGTTTGGAAAAGGGTTTTAGGAATCGTTTATACGTTTTTATTTTTTGTATTTACCATTCCGTTTTTTAATGCTCCATCCGTTCAGAATGCCCTTGCTATGTATGCAAATGTATTTACAGGAGCTTCTGGGGAAAGAACGAATAAGTCAGAACTAGTTCTTTATAGTTTGGTTCTAACCTTTTTACTTAACTATTTACAAACAAAACCAAGTTTTCCAAGAGAGAACTGGTCCACGAAAACCTCGATTGGTTTTCTATTGTTCTTTTCATTGGTCGTAACTATTTTGTTAGGTTATCTTGCACCGGGAGGAACGGAATTTATCTATTTCCAATTTTAATATGAATTCAAAATTTAAATTTCCTGTCGTTTTGTATCCTATCCTTTTGGCTGTATCACTTTTCCTTTTGGATAAAATTTTCTTTTTACCTGTAATTGTGGAAAACACTTATAGTTGGAAAAAAATCGAACGAAAGTTCTATGAACTAAAAGAAGATCTTTTTGAAGTGATGTTGGAAGAGATCAAAAAAAATCCCTCTAAACAAATAGGATTAATTCTCGGAAGTTCCAGGTCAGGTGAATTTGATTCCGAAATGTTGGAATTGTTTTTTCCAAATACAAACTCCTTTAATTTTGCTGCTCCCTTTGGTCCACCGAGTTTCCAAGCATACTGGTTAGAAAGATCCTTAGATGCCAAAATCCCTCTTCGTTATGTTTTGATTGAGGTGGATCCACTTTTATTTTCGCAGTCAGCCATTGACTATTCTTTGAATGGTTCATATGACAATGAATATGTTCTAAAACAAATTGATTTCTATCGTACAAGAACAAAAAATCCTTGGGTCGCGGATGCAAAAGGTTTTTCAACTGATGAAGTCGAAATTTATCTATTAAAGAAACTTTTTGCCTTATATAAATATCCATTAGATCCAACAGCGATCAAAGCCAATAATAAAGAAATCGAAGTAGGATTCTTTCCTGGAATGTCTGTGGGAATTACTGGTAAGGATCACAAAAGAAACTATGTTGATAAAATCAAACTTGTCAACCGTGTGAAATTTGGTGCATTGCCTAACGAAATCAAATTTGCGAACATGGATGTTTTTATCGAAAGAGATGCTGAGGCCATGTACAATCAGTACTTACGAGGACAAAGTCTTGCTCCCACACAGATCTATTTCTTTAAAAAAATGTTGGAACGATTGAAAGGAACAGGAATCCCTGTGATTATTTATTTTCCAGCTGTATCTGAGGCACTTCGGAAACGAATGTCTACAGATGGGCTTTTAGAAAAGTTTAATTTAGAAATTAAAAATGCAGTTTCTATTGCTTCCAAAACTCCGAATTCAAAATTTACTGTGGTCGATCCTAATATTGATCCAAGGTGGGTTTGTAAGGACTTTGTTGACTCTCTTCATTTGAGTGGAGCTTGTTTTCCAAATTTGTTGCCAATCCTTTTTCCAAAAGACATCCGTTAGGTTCTATTTTCCTTCCGCTTTGCTAATCCTTTTTTCAAAAAGCGGAATCGGAAAACAAGATAACCAATGGCACTACAAACTAAAAAGAGTCCCGATCCCCAAGTGGAATTGGTATCGATCCAATTCTTTTCCATTTCCGTATTTCCAGTCCAGAGGGAATGGACTAGGATTAAGGCAGAATACAATAAAAGG from the Leptospira congkakensis genome contains:
- a CDS encoding MBOAT family O-acyltransferase; amino-acid sequence: MKFTSLSFLLFFLVVYCLHWIFRGKLRLGFLFLASLGFYAAWSIPFAFHFLIIVLLNHIFNKQILKNKSSIWYPISLLFNFGNLFLFKYFYFLWAIFFQITGSVFFAPESIQSFLNSQFGADSITLPLAISFYTFQMVAYTIDIKRGNAEENPSFLQFALFIFFFPQLVAGPIVRHGEFFYQLEVWNAKKEQLFEGYYLVFLGLFKKVVIADNLSPVIEPVFQNPDHYDGVTNLIAIFGYAARVFCDFSGYTDLARGLGKLLGINLPENFHAPYLSGSVRELWTRWHMTLATWIKDYIYFPLGGSRVSEYRGYLNLIVTFTLAGFWHGANFTFILWGFWHGLMLSLERKIELIRKPDKTIKPHVWKRVLGIVYTFLFFVFTIPFFNAPSVQNALAMYANVFTGASGERTNKSELVLYSLVLTFLLNYLQTKPSFPRENWSTKTSIGFLLFFSLVVTILLGYLAPGGTEFIYFQF
- a CDS encoding DUF1574 domain-containing protein: MNSKFKFPVVLYPILLAVSLFLLDKIFFLPVIVENTYSWKKIERKFYELKEDLFEVMLEEIKKNPSKQIGLILGSSRSGEFDSEMLELFFPNTNSFNFAAPFGPPSFQAYWLERSLDAKIPLRYVLIEVDPLLFSQSAIDYSLNGSYDNEYVLKQIDFYRTRTKNPWVADAKGFSTDEVEIYLLKKLFALYKYPLDPTAIKANNKEIEVGFFPGMSVGITGKDHKRNYVDKIKLVNRVKFGALPNEIKFANMDVFIERDAEAMYNQYLRGQSLAPTQIYFFKKMLERLKGTGIPVIIYFPAVSEALRKRMSTDGLLEKFNLEIKNAVSIASKTPNSKFTVVDPNIDPRWVCKDFVDSLHLSGACFPNLLPILFPKDIR
- the mfd gene encoding transcription-repair coupling factor, with amino-acid sequence MTREIEDRKFSPKQVLADSKSTLVNLSGIPESAHSFVVGSLYETLSSDSTFLIVLPTNQDAESFSRELLSFLPQEEIFYFPGPENIPYEYTKWQMEWKRDRILTINRILSANRCLVVTSVSALLRKLPVKDSLKGKSISLKLGKDFPLDKLLSELVHLGYHREEVCEQFGHFSLKGGILDIYTPYLANPVRIDFFGDTVDEIRTFDPNTQKSIAKIEEIIITAANETIVSREEKTKYKEELELHSDRRLPIDSELEIIEEHLPLVRKHEGFLNFFTKKPVVIYPRFFDTKERAYGMEREYNTLYEKKKEETLCLKPEDLISFGEEWNTLISDETPGIRFSLLPDNQRNYSYEPITEVRGFRGKIREAKEHFLELLSEDPKNKIFITSSFSAQMMRLKGLFSENEIETIHSDSEDPTTLPLNSVSPGIHLVISDLKRGFHVLEDNVYIFTDNDLFGRQYKRKTRYKKQASQMIESFIDLKEGDYVVHVNHGVGRFVKIERTKADGKERDFLKLEYAGGDSLFVPLDQISLVQKYIGGTDSPKLDTLGKNSWKKAKDRVQESVDKLAEELVLLYSNRLKLNGFAFPTDTIWQEEFEAAFEFEETPDQISAIEAVKQDLESSRPMDRLVCGDVGYGKTEVAIRAAFKVIMAGKQVMLLTPTTILSLQHFNTFKQRYENYPVKIAFVSRFRTAAEIREDLKNFTDGKIDMLIGTHAILSSKVKPKNLGLLIIDEEQKFGVTHKEAIKKFKNLVDVLTLTATPIPRTLHMALTGIRELSIISTPPKNRQSVETYVLEEDDTLIQEAIRKEIQRDGQVFYLYNRVESIEEETAYIRSLVPEVSVGILHGQLTEDEIEETLVDFYERKYDILVTTTIIESGIDMPNVNTLIVKRADMFGLSQLYQIRGRVGRSDRKAYAYMFYPSKKLMTELAEKRLNTIFEYQELGSGFKVAMRDLEIRGAGNLLGKEQSGDIMEVGFDLYVKMLEEAISRIKGEEVRVEVRTAVNLKTNFYLPDDYIPDTKQKIEFYKRFEGSANLDEIEELSLEMEDRFGELPQIAKTFVELEKIRTLASNLGFEFVTEKPEEILFKCGTYFRGNPDRVIQAMVKFKGLIISPQEPSVLRYTIPEREDLQKIKKLLSLLEFLAA
- a CDS encoding SpoIIE family protein phosphatase; translation: MIKSILIFLVFSFSLVHSQTLPNSSTKSKEMVSLDSNNKDPESLWFMKEGDFSESEIQSITESNFSPKEWKRVSIPGSLYTKKEDYAAKKTVILAKWIPFSNDKLTQYSLRLGIINDRDITYLNGKQIGNTGVWNATDPQAYDRLRIYNIPSNFINYGKNNLLVVKIQPYFGTSGGIEQDETILGPTDKITSRFYTDEFIKLLFLTIYSTVGGYFLFLFIRRRKDRENLFFALFSFSFVVYNFLRNQLKYEFDFSFLEMKKLEYMTILLLIPFMYHFLRTLFEERYNIFGKILDTVQLGFFLFFAFTQNIETFSFLLTTLIQPTWLFYVILIFVILYKNLRKKERRAVYITIGITIVLIATIIDSATNRNYWVFPRIMGYTFLVFNISLAIILANSFVKLNEEVEDLNKNLERKVEDRTVALNESLSQLQILKEKQDGDYFLTSLLIHPLARIENKIPEIKIETYVNQKKKFHFRGKDGEIGGDICIVGTVHLEYGDYTVFANADAMGKSIQGAGGALVLGVVFQAVLSRAKSSYTKSRPPELWLKDLYVELQSVFASFDGSMLSSVVLGMVANDGFIYYINAEHPWSILYRDGVASFIETELSMRKLGFPKNDHYFQIKTFSLEPGDTLLIGSDGRDDIALKSENESSRSINEDETLILRLVERSETNLSNLVNEIENTGEITDDLSFLRIEFYPKNQRNSLPDFVRKEYLEIKDKTKQGEYEGALEKLISLMENYSHPTFSALAGKLQYQLKNWKEAAENLKLASKQNPNHEDYLYMTARSLYKNRQYLESVIWCERLFLRNKFHKQNTKLLMYLLDKTNNVDKKTFYLEFLGSQKV
- a CDS encoding undecaprenyl-diphosphate phosphatase, which encodes MDNTLNAFLRGIIEAATEFLPVSSTGHLFLFSYFFPFENLQVDHESFEDLFDIFIQTGAILSVVVLYFQLLWKQTKGAVLFLTKNSTDKSGFEFYRNLIIGILPILILGFVFKNFLDQIKMRSDLLLILGLSWLVGGLIMVFVEWKHYDEGEGKSIGIKESIFVGIFQCFALIPGVSRSAATIITARTLGVSKKDSAEFSFFLAIPVLTLAGLYKLYKHRSILNSETIGLLLFGSIVSFIICYFIIRLFMAFIRRRSFLSFGIYRILLGVLVVLYFLRS
- a CDS encoding lipoprotein LipL31 encodes the protein MTKILPLFVFLASLFLVQCSDSSPVIETLDNHKITVKDFEAAYDTALDSISRLQNIEKKTLLEFIEKDINEVPQNFQDLNYQLQKKNFYQTYRQMIMTRLVAEKNGYISRPDVAEVIKQVEMQTIAQMYVSEQVEKKIQITDEQAKAECEKLRGMDRNIANLTIDKCLTFAKAQIKQLQTREQLPLVVERIKEEVTIKRNDKFDLDAYLAPKKKVEEPADEKK
- a CDS encoding class I SAM-dependent rRNA methyltransferase gives rise to the protein MVIRLKKNKEKAILNFHPWIFSGAIASEEKGLVPGSIVRVESSSGEFLAWGHYDPKSQIRVRLFSFDEKVDGSKEIDWTSKWNSIFESKTKLLPKDTTGFRLFHSEGDGVPGIIVDCYHKTAVMQLKTPGAISLQKSLISFLESKGYETIFEKGEKPDGKIGIDSIFHKGNETEPVFQEHGIQFIADITKGQKTGFFLDQRDNRALVSRYASGKRVLNTFSYSGAFSVYALLAGAEFVHSLDISKQAIELCERNLKLNGISSEGNQSKHKGLVLDSFDYLKSMDSNLYDLIILDPPAFTKSISTVNQASRGYKDINMRAMAKIQTGGLIFTFSCSQHISFDLFKKIVFGAAKDAKKRVRILHHLTQSPDHGYSVFHPEGEYLKGLVIQVDGDT